tgcagcagaattgcacatgagagtgcaataatctcaccgaaacCAGCTCACTAGGCGTACGTGCGGACTCGCAAGCATTTTATCAaacctgtaaaatgattggcgcttttaTACGCTATGAACCAACGATATGCAGAAATAAGATTgtagttgaatgaattgtgaaaacgtagaatagaaaaatgtgaaaagcaTACTTATGCAAAATACGTGCCGTAAATTGGCATGgtcaagaagaagaaaaatctcattttcgaaagggaaaattaagcattttttaaaaccacccaatgaaaaaagcacctttaagggcttttaaaaaacgaaaatcaaaaataagcacttgttaaaaatgctatacaaaatgtttcaaacattCTATACGAAGAGAAAAACAAAGTATACTAAAggtaattataataacaaatctacagttaatgtaaagaaaatagaaaaattaccaataaaagttattgaaaaattttattggtaaaaaacTTAAGATTCTTATTTGATATGTAAAGAACAATACTAGTACCTATTAACAGatacactaattttttaatgttcatggtaaaatatgattaaaaaaagaagtagatTAAGTCcctgaaaatcaaattttaataaaacaaaatgttaatgcTGTAATGATATTAATATACAAATGTAGCCAACTTTAAAAACACAGATCATCAAGAAAGAATATCCACGatcatttataaaaaggaaagcAGATCATATcagtgaataaattaataaagaaaaacatgtcAAAACTTGGAAAAAGTATGctcagttaataaaaatgagtgGTTTGAGTTAGAAGTACAACACAGAAATATGAGAAATAGGGTGGTTTTCGATACTTTCaaggtcattttttaaattttcaaggatttagcattattttcaaGTACTTCTTGGAGCCCTTGAAAATCGAAATGAaattcaagtacttttcaaggCCGCAGGAACCCTGCACCaagttcttaaacttaaaaaatcaaatcaaaatttaactaaacaatgttgtctaaataagAAGACAAAATTGTCAGCTGTCTAAATTtgggaaataatagtgctttctTACATActtgaatttcttttagaaatttcagaaaattatgaacacccccttgaaaaaattctgcgtacgccactgagTGCGACTGTGTCttcattgaaaaacttttattgcatgctctacaagaataaattttttcgccAGTATGATTGCTACTGTGATTAGACAGTGCATACCCATCTAAAAACTTTCATTCTACATGTCACTAGAATAAGGTTTCTCCTCCTTCAGAATGAGTGCGACTGTGAATAGTTAGCGTCTGCCttcttgaaaaacttttattacatgtagtgcaagaataaggtttctcactaGTATGAACACGTCTGTGCTCAGTTAATGTTGTCCCATgcgaaaaacttttattgcaaatttcacaagaataaggcttttcaccagtatgaatGCGACTGTGTTCGGTTAgtgaatattttcttgaaaaacttttattacattcacTACAAGTATAAGGTTTTTCCTTAGTATGAGTGTAACTGTGTTCAGTTAGTTGACATTtccttgaaaaacttttattacattcgctacaagaataaggttctTCACCAGTATGGATATAAGTGTGGTTTGTTAGATGatgcttttttgaaaaactcttatcGCATACagtacaagaataaggcttctcaccagtatgaatgCGACTGTGCACAGACAGTGTAcccctttttgaaaattttttattacatacaccacaagaataaggtttcttaCCAGTATGAGTGTGACAGTGTCTCACTAGCTGTTGCTTccatgaaaaacttttattacatatgccacaagaataaggtttcacACCAGTTTGAGTACAATTGTGTATAGCTAGTTGATCTTTCCTTGCAAAACTTTGATTACATGCACTACATGAAAATGGTTTCCTGCCCGTATGAACACTAGTGTGCCTAGACAGTGAACTCTTTCTTGAAAAGCTTTTATTACATACCCTACAAAAGTAAGGTTCCACCTCAGTATGAGTGCGACTGTGATCAGTCAGTGCATGCCTATCTGAAAAACTTTTGCTACATATGTCACAGgaataaggtttttcaccagtatgtGAGCGAATGTGTCTAGTAAGACGTTCCTTTactgaaaaacttttataacataTGACACAAGAAAATGGTTTCTCTCCAGTGTGAGTGCGACTGTGTCTAATTAGCCGATGCTTccatgaaaaacttttattacatgttgtgcaagaataaggtttctcaccagtatgagtGCGAGCGTGCTGAGACAGTGCGCTCCCACAGATAAAGCTTTTATTACATATGTCACAACAATAAGGTTTTTCTCCAGCATGAATGCGACTGTgacaagttaaataatttttccttgaaTAGCTATTATTGCatacactacaagaataaggtttctcaccagcaTGAATACTACTCTGCTCACTCAGGTGATTATTATCTGACAACCTACTATCACATAAACTATAAGGATGAGGTTTCTCATCTAGGTGAACAATATGCCTAAGCAAGTTGCTATCTTTTAAATCCATATTGATACCACACTGTATTAAATTTTGCGCAAATTAATTATCTTGTTAAAGACATTTACATGAAATGTAATTGTAAGGGTACACGAGAATATTCTGCTTAACGCcaaattaaaactgatttttacaaAAGCTTCAGCAATAgttatacaaaaatgttttccagTTGATTGAGTTGCTGATGAAAGCGAACATTAttaaacaatacaataaaacattCAGAAATCAGTATCTAGGCTAATAGCAGTGATTAAGCAACagaattgtttaagttattATCAATATGTCTaagtaaacaatgaaataaatgaatgaataacaattaaacaTCATATTAGAATACCATGCAATGTTATTGTTGTCAGGCAATGAAAATGAGATTCTTCAATTTCTCACAgcatcagtaaaaaaattttttacggtATCAGACAGTCTTTTCTAGGGTATTATCCAAAATTAACTTCAAGTGTTATGAAGCACTGGGCAGTGAACCAACTTATACGGGCAAccctgaaaagaaataatattcatataacTATGAGACTCTGTTTGCAcacctttgtaattttttttataattcatattctttttttcccaacccttaaacttcaatattttccCAAACATTCAGAACAGTTTGTTCCCAAAATGTTCAATTATTGTagcttatttgaaaaacaattttttgtactttggaaaaaaaactatactgaAGGAGTACAGATTATAGGACTTagtaagaagaaataaatataaagtaatcaAAGTAAAGTACAGTAAAGTATTTAGTCACTGATAATCAGGGgtttgtttagaagaaatttgagtCCAATAACGggcccttcacaaaatataatttcataaaaacggaaccttcacaaaataatttaacttttaatcggacccttcacaaatttgttgatcttcattattattttgttaatcgaataaaccctacccagggggggggggaacaagaaagatggatataaacgaattaagttttgtttttggcagactcttcttccattattcgtacgaaatgaatataaatgaattcgTCGCCTTGAAGCATTCCTGTAATAAATTATaccaattctttattttcaaattttaaatatatttaaagttcatattgcttttttaatttttcagttatcaAAAGGAATGtcttattgtattattttttaaattcgtgaaacaagaaaaaaattaagaagcaaCTTTTATTTGACATAGATTTATGAGTTTAACGGTAGGCTGATTCTTAAACAAAAGAACCATCTTGTGACACATcaacatcattttattttttgaggtaACAAATTACTTACGCAGTATGAATCTTATCAACTTTTACTACGACGAGGATAATTTTTCCTTCAATCAATTCATTATATGGTCATAAAATAAGATACTTTTTACGATAGCAgccttaataaatattttctatgaatactcttctctttattttttatccatatGAGGGTAATGCTAAGCATTATAANgcgattttttttctatcttctgTACCTGTTATTTCAATTTCCTCCCCGTTCCTGATATCACGACGGTAACACCGTTCTTTTTTGGTCCTCTCCTCTTAGAGAGCGCCTTTTCTTTCCCCCATCTTCCCCCTTTCCGTCGTGATGTCATGATCGGGTTTCTCTTTTTCCTCCTACCCCTTGGCGACCTATCCAAATAGGTCGCCAAAAAATTGGCGGCACTTGGCCTTGCCGTAGTTATGATAATCATCCCAAGAAAGTTTTCGGATGCGAATATTAGAattgataaaaatctaaaattcactatctttaaaatttaattcaagaaaatttatttaattgtgctCTCTCtgatttgtttacattaaatgtTGCCTATTTCTACCCGCCTAGGCGTCGGTTGAACTCTCCACTACAGTTTAGTAGATGGCGCTGTACTACTGCAATTCTTGAAAAGTTCATTTCAGttacatttttactgtaaataaaaaaaatcgatgatGCTAATCCGGAGATCAAAACGATTCTCAAACGAGTTGTGAGTGGCTGAGGTCATATTCTTGGCCACAGATGGACTAGAAACGCACACTCGGTCTGAAAATTCGCTTGGCTTACCAAGCGGTCTTGCTGATATTGACAAGTAGCAAAACGAACTACAAAAAGGCTCAGAGTGATTAGCTATAATAGAACAGGAATCTCGTTGGAATTCGCAACACCTGTGAGCCAAGTATCCTAACCACTTTGTATgatttgttcttaattttcGTTCATATTCGATACCAAGAAAAGGGGTCAAGTAATTCTATTATGTTATAAGCTGCAGCTTGCTCTTTATGTGTAAGAAAATGgtaaataagcttaaaaacgAGTATAGTTCTCCCATCACTAGAACTACATCGAATAGAAAAGGTCTTGTTTACTAccgggaaaaaatttaaacattttgaataattgcTTGTTTTTATTCCTTGTAGTACTTCATTTACGTCGCGCTAAAGCAGCACAatggctattggcgactgtgtGAGAAACATCCACAAGAATGTTCTAAAGGCCATCTCAATTTTGACTTTATGCAGAGTGGATGATCTGCATCCAACACTCTATTGTAAAACAACTAAACGAGAACctataccacacaccctcggtaaTTCAGATGGGTGATCAAAATTTTCCTCCTCCCGCACATCTTAATTCCGGAATTTAAATCAGAACTTAAATCAACCCATTTGGAATTATCTAGCAGTATTTGCTAAATAGTAGAagcttagaaataaaattataaacttttttactcatgcttaatcttttaaagtatattttgcaatctaaaaagtatgaaattccAGTTTTGAATTAGCATTACAACATTTTTAGCTTCAAAGTAACATAATAGTATTCACttactgttttcaaaatttatgcgATTTCATCGTTAagtgaagtatttaaaaaaaaaaaataaatattttgtagctAATATTTTCACTATATGTTAAAAACTTTTCGACCTGTATGTTACTCTTTAACGACTTTATACTAAATTATTCTAGAGAATGATCCGTGCCggctcagtggttaaggcactTCAAGCTAGTCTGAGATGTGAAGGCAGCCTGTGCGCAATGTCGTTGTTTCTCACGAAAtgtggaattttattttccaaaaaaaccCTGGCTATCAACGAGGTGTTgcaaaaaatgtcttatttggggggggggacattgcaattacattgaaaatttattaggtTGTTTAAGCGTAAATATTACCTTTTCTTATACTGCAGCtaatatattgcatttattaatcttttgatTAATACTGAAATCAAAACAGGTTTAACTTcgaaattcttgaaaattaaaatttttttctccccgNTGTcttatttgggggggggggacattgcaattaaattgaaaatttattaggctgtttaaacgtaaatattacctttttttatacTGCAGCtaatatattgcatttattaatcttttgatTAATACTGAAATCAAAACAGGTTTAACTTcgaaattcttgaaaattaaaatttttttctccccgTCATTCAAAAACTGTGAGATTTTACGTAGCTACAAATCGCATGTTGGTGTGtacaaaatgaaaagtaaatttattaaaaaaatacagcaaaGAAAGTTGAAGCGACAGGGACACAAACAACATAATGTACAGTGTATATAGACATTTTATTCATCCTATAGTATTGTAAACAAATTGAATAGATAatggaatttttagaattatcagCAAAAGAATAGTGTGCTCTAATTTTGCTTGATTTAACTTCCCCAACCTATGAACGAAAGGAACTCTTATACTATGTTTTCCAGTAATTTAGTTGTAATCATATTACAAGAAACTACTTTTAATCTTTTGTCACGGAAAGGTTTCACCAAGGACCCCAGGATGGGAGGTCACAGGCGGTTGCTGTGACCCTCCAAAGACTTTCACAATTCAGCAAATTTTTCTTTGCCATTTAacatgtttacaaaaattaattttctatcgctttatttaaaaaacagaagcaaaaaattaaatgttatctctttaattgactttttgatggaaaaaaaaagaatgcataaACATCATTTACAGGCATTCCATTTCTCAATTCTTCATCAATAAATCTTCCTTAAttctaaaaagagaaattcacaGTCACTCATCATCAACTCTTATTTCCTAATACAAACAGGCCAGTTTTATCAGAAATAGATAAGACGCAAATTAGCTCACTTTCACAAAGCCTCCCACCcttcttttatgaaaaagaaaaattgaaatagtgCAACAATACATAAGTAAATACAGTTTAGTTACTTgcatgaagtttaaaaaaacaattaaccaGCAGTTTTTTGTCCTGAaagtaaatactaatttattgatGAATTATGATAATAGTTTGCACAATATCTTCAATGCAATCTTTTTTCACCAACATATTGGATAAACTACAATGAATTTTGCAAATAGGATTTCATATGCATAATTAGTAACACTCTTAAGCACTTCGTTACATTATATACAGTGTAATAATATTCTTAGACATTTGTTTTCCTTCAGATTGGTTTGAGATTTTCTTTTCGGAGCACTGTGCGCCGGCTAGAAGTCGATTAACCGATATTTGGCTACATAACAATTTGTTACATCTCTAAGCCATGCAATAAATTAATACCTCATATTAGCAGTGGCTCATAACTCAACAGAGCAAATGATATCCTTAAGCAATGgcaattttcattttgtctGTAATCAGTTAAATAACATGTctcacaaaaaagttttttaatataaactactAGCATAAGGTGTGAGCAGCTGATTcactattaattgaaaaatagtaaatttattaaactatttacaagaataaaattactcAGCAGTGGGAACGTAACTATGGATAGATAGCATTAACGTCTGTGAAAAATTTGTTATCATGTGTAACCAGAATAAGGTTTGTCACCACCATCAATGCGACTGTGATGAGTtagatttttctgagaaaaactCATATAACATACTCTGCAAGAATAAGGTTTATCTCAAAAATGAGTACGCTTGTgtcttcattttgaaaaactcttattgcatactcttccagaatttttttttgccagtaTGAGTGCTACTGTGATTAAACAGTGCATGCCTatctgaaaacttttattactttatttcacatgtcacaagaataaggtttctcttCATTCAGTATGAATGCGACTGTGAATAGTTAGCGCCTGCtttcttgaaaaacttttattacatgtagtgcaagaataaggtttctagCCAGTATGAGAACGACTGTGTCTCGTTAGTTGATCTTTctttgcaaaacttttattacattcacTATACAAGAATAatgtttctcaccagtatgaacacgtaTGTGCTCTGTTAATTTTGTCCACtgcgaaaaactttttttacatatttcccAAGAATAAGGCTTTTCACCGGTATGGATATAAGTGTGGTTTGTTagataatgtttttttgaaaaactcttatcACATACACCACAAGAATTAGGTTTCTCACCAGTTTGAGTACAATTGTGTTTAGCTAGCTGATCTTTctttgcaaaacttttattatattcacTATACAAGAATAatgtttctcaccagtatgaacacatATGTGCTCTGTTAATTTTGTCCAGTgcgaaaaacttttattacatatttcccAAGAATAAGGCTTTTCCCCGGTATGGATATAAGTGTGGTTTGTTagataatgtttttttgaaaaactcttatcACATACAccacaagaataaggtttctcaccagtttGAGTACAATTGTGTTTAGCTAGTTTATCTTTCCTTGCAAAACTTTGATTACATACACTACAAGAAAATGGTTTCTTGCCCGTATGACCACTAGTGTGCCTTGACAGTAAACTCCTCCGCGAAAAGCTTTTATTACATACTCTACTAAAGTAAGGTTTCTCCCCAGTATGAGTGTGACTTAGATCAGACAGTGCACGTTGGAATGaatcttaaataaatcataaacttatataatggaaaaatcataaatttaaatagaatgtcattaaaatgatagaaattaATACAATGTGGGAAAATGGCAATAATGACAACTTAGCACAACAAAGAATATTCAAAATCTTACCggacatttaatttatttctttgattgaTTTAACAGagcatgatatttttaattgaattatgaatatttttaattgaattatgaatgagtaattgaaattttaatggccaTAATgccaaaacataaatattactcATCTACCAACATAATGAATAAATCTAAACTGAAACTGAAAAccaaaagggaagaaaaaaaacaaaacaaatcttTCTTGATTAACAGTACCCGTGGCTCCATctgttattgaaattataattaaaagtcaaAACATCCTGCCAGCCAAGGAGGTGGATATGTCATTTCTTAATGAATGGGCATACCTTACAAACAGATCTGGTGAACTCTCCATGAGCTGTTTTCTGTTTAAGAACTCTAACTATACCATCTCGTCCTGGAAATACTTGCACAACTCGTGCAAGAGTCCACTTCAATGGGGGTGAAACATTGTCATTTTTGAGAAGAACTAAGTCTCCAATATAAAACTCTGAGCCAGAAGCAATCCATTTAGACTTTGCTTGTAGAGTTTGGAGATAATCTTTACtccatttgtttcaaaattgagcacgaagtttttgaattaaagacCATCTAGACTTGAGACACATGGATGGTGATGGGTTTCTCTCAGGCAATGAAAGAAGTGGAGCACCCACAATAAAATGCCCAGGGGTAAGAGCCTCTAGATCACTTATTTCTGAGGTTAAGGGACATAACGGTCGAGAATTGAGGCAAGCCTCAATTTGGCACAAGAGCGTAGCCAGTTCTTCGAAATTTAGTATAGCTGAGCCGCATACTTTTAGCAGATGTCTCTTGGTTGATTTAATATTAGACTCCCAGAGTCCGCCAAAATGAGGTGTTGCAGGAGGAATAAAGTGCCAAGAGATTTGAAGATTGCTGGAAAAATCTTGAACTGAATTGTCTCGAACAATTTTGTACAGAGACTTCAAATAGTTACTGGCTCCTTTNGCCGGATGTAatgcatcggcttcgatgaagataattttgtgagaatttttttgataatttggtgagaattcacccgattagacatatgatgctcactacgtgctcttgcgcaccgaagcctatcaattaaaacgtattagcgttttatataatatagattagccatatgatgctcactacgtgctcttgcgcgccgaatcctatcgattaaaaatgaaaacagttgccaacgcgagaaaagaaatatcatcggttttattgatacatacgtattagcgtttaatataatatagatagattatCAATATGTctaagttaacaataaaataaatgaat
The Parasteatoda tepidariorum isolate YZ-2023 chromosome 9, CAS_Ptep_4.0, whole genome shotgun sequence genome window above contains:
- the LOC107457527 gene encoding zinc finger protein 271; this encodes MDLKDSNLLRHIVHLDEKPHPYSLCDSRLSDNNHLSEQSSIHAGEKPYSCSVCNNSYSRKNYLTCHSRIHAGEKPYCCDICNKSFICGSALSQHARTHTGEKPYSCTTCNKSFSWKHRLIRHSRTHTGEKPFSCVICYKSFSVKERLTRHIRSHTGEKPYSCDICSKSFSDRHALTDHSRTHTEVEPYFCRVCNKSFSRKSSLSRHTSVHTGRKPFSCSACNQSFARKDQLAIHNCTQTGVKPYSCGICNKSFSWKQQLVRHCHTHTGKKPYSCGVCNKKFSKRGTLSVHSRIHTGEKPYSCTVCDKSFSKKHHLTNHTYIHTGEEPYSCSECNKSFSRKCQLTEHSYTHTKEKPYTCSECNKSFSRKYSLTEHSRIHTGEKPYSCEICNKSFSHGTTLTEHRRVHTSEKPYSCTTCNKSFSRRQTLTIHSRTHSEGGETLF
- the LOC107457535 gene encoding gastrula zinc finger protein XlCGF52.1-like codes for the protein MTHIRLELDLAHGQKEMLHLLFVALDDMRYLNKDSFQRALSDLSHTHTGEKPYFSRVCNKSFSRRSLLSRHTSGHTGKKPFSCSVCNQSFARKDKLAKHNCTQTGEKPYSCGVCDKSFSKKHYLTNHTYIHTGEKPYSWEICNKSFSHWTKLTEHICVHTGEKHYSCIVNIIKVLQRKIS